From Micromonospora echinospora:
CCGACCAGCCGAACAACGCCAGCAGCACCGCGGTGACGGCCAGCGCCACCGGCCGGCGGAACGCCCACGGCGGCCGGCCCGCCGGGGAGGCGGCCACCGCACGCGGCACTCTCCGGGGCAGGCGCAGCGCCGACCCGGCCGGCCAGAGCGACAACGCGAGCACCGCCACTGTGGCGATCACGCCGTGCGCCGGGGAGCCACCCACCTGCGGGCGGGGGAACGCGATGAGCGCGACGGTGGCCAGCCCGCCGAGCACGAGCAAGAAGCGGCTCGGCAGCCCGGCGGCGTGCAGCGCGGCGGCGGTGGCGGCGTAGCAGCAGCCGAGCAGCACCAGCGCGCCGCCCATCAACCACGGATCGGTAGCGCCCTCGCCGGCCAGCTCGCTGATCGTGTCCCGCACCGGGTCGTATTCCGGCCCCTGGCGGGCGCCCGCGACCGTCCAGCCCGCCACCAGCAGTGCGGGCGCGGCGGCCGCGGTGGCCACGGCCCAGCTGGGTACGGCACGCACCCGGCCACGGTAAACCGCCGGACCCGGCCCTCGACGCGCTTTCGCCGCGTCCCCGGGACGGGCCGGGCTCGACGGGTGCCGGGGAGCGGGCCCGCCCGCCCTGACAGAATGCGGAAAGCAGTCGTGGACCAGATTGAGGAGACGCCAGCCGTGATCCGTACCCACAATGCCGGAAGCCTGCGCGCCGCGGACGCCGGCTCGACGGTGACGCTCGCCGGGTGGGTGGCCCGCCGGCGCGACCACGGCGGTGTCATCTTCGTCGATCTGCGCGACGCCTCCGGCGTCGTGCAGGTGGTCTTCCGCGAGGAGGACGCGCACGCGCTGCGCAACGAGTTCTGCGTCAAGGTCACCGGCGAGGTGACCCGCCGCCCCGAGGGCAACGAGAACCCGGACCTGCCGACCGGCGAGATCGAGGTGACCGCGTCCGCGCTGGAGGTGCTCTCCGAGGCCGCGCCGCTGCCGCTGCCGGTGGACGACCAGATCGAGGCCGGCGACGACATCCGGCTCAAGTACCGCTACCTGGACCTGCGCCGGGGCGGCCCGGCCAAGGCCATGCGGCTGCGCTCGCGGGCCAACCAGATCGCCCGCGGCGTGCTGCACGAGCGGGACTTCCTGGAGATCGAGACGCCGACGCTGACCCGCTCCACCCCGGAGGGCGCGCGCGACTTCCTGGTGCCGGTGCGCCTGCAGCCGGGTAGCTGGTACGCGCTGCCGCAGTCGCCGCAGCTGTTCAAGCAGCTGCTCATGGTCGGCGGCATGGAGCGGTACTACCAGATCGCCCGCTGCTACCGCGACGAGGACTTCCGCGCCGACCGGCAGCCGGAGTTCACCCAGCTCGACATCGAGATGTCGTT
This genomic window contains:
- a CDS encoding DUF998 domain-containing protein, whose product is MRAVPSWAVATAAAAPALLVAGWTVAGARQGPEYDPVRDTISELAGEGATDPWLMGGALVLLGCCYAATAAALHAAGLPSRFLLVLGGLATVALIAFPRPQVGGSPAHGVIATVAVLALSLWPAGSALRLPRRVPRAVAASPAGRPPWAFRRPVALAVTAVLLALFGWSVVEVTGGSRTGLAERVAALAVTLWPLAAVLSARRAHRHWTARPTRPPRPDAPPVSPGRREAGA